The Lolium rigidum isolate FL_2022 chromosome 1, APGP_CSIRO_Lrig_0.1, whole genome shotgun sequence region ttattaaatataagatgcttggctcttataccaactttgcttgtatccttgaaaaaatggaaaaagatagattaaagtacactaataaagttaattgtgaaggggagattaagacatcgataccttgcaagctcctaggaatacatgaagctctagaaaataactatggttggcttgttcctgaaaatttgtttgatgagaatagcaagcctaaaagtaatgaaaaaggagcctctgaaacttacatagataagatacaatgcatagttgagaaaactccaaaccctctcgttgatgtttcatctctcgataatacttgattcacactttcgcgcctagctgaaaggcgttaaagaaaagcgcttatgggagacaacccattattttacttcgcacttttattttatatttgagtcttggaagtctgttactactgtagcaacctctccttatctttattttattgcattgttgtgccaagtaaagtctttgatagtaaagtcaatactagatttggattactcgcgtaggaacagatttcttgtcagtcacgaaattgagccgcccctgtcgtagaaaatttagaaaaatctgccaatttacgttcgtgattctcagatatgtacgcaactttcattcaatttgggaattttcatccgagcaagttaagtgcccctgaaaaattcgtctttactggaccgttctgttttgacgattccgccttttatttcgcattgcctgttttgctatgtttgatggatttctttgttccattaactttcagtagctttgtgcaatgtccgaagtgctaagaatgattatgtcacctccgaatatatgaattttcgattatgcactaaccctctaatgagtttgttttgagtttggtgtggaggaagttttcaagggtcaagagaggaggatgatacaatatgatcaagaagagtgaaaagtctaagcttggggatgcccccgtggttcatccctcgcatattttaagaagactcaagcatctaagcttggggatgcccaaggcatcccttcttcatcgacaacttatcgtgtcacctctagtgaaactatatttttattccgtcacatcttatgtgctttacttggagcgtctgtttgtttttgtttttgtttgaataaaatcggatcctagcattctttgtttgggagagagacacgctccgctgtttcgtatgaacacatatgttcttatctttattcttaatgttcatggcaaagtttgaactgcttcgttcattgttatatggttggaaacagaaaatgccgcatgtggtaaatggtataatgtcttgaataatttgatacttggcaattgttgtgctcacatagatcatgtttaagctcttgcatcatgtactttgcacctattaatgaagaactacatacagcttgttaaaatttggtttgcatgattggtctctagagtctagatattttctggttaaggtgtttgaacaacacggaagacgatgtaaagtcttataattcttgcaatatgttcatatgtaagctttactgtaccattttatacttgtgtttgcttcaaacaaccttgctagcctagccttgtgttgagaggaattcttctcgtgcatccaaatcgttgagccaaaaactatgccatttatgtccaccatacctactacatggtatttctctgccattccaaagtaaattacttgagtgctacctttaaaattctatcctttgtctttgcaatatatagctcatgggaaaatagccttaaaaaatattgtggtgaagaatatgtacttatgtatcttatttcttaataagttgcttgttgagcggtaaccatgtttctcgggacgccatcaacttttacctttgttgaatatcatgtgagttgctatgcatgttcgtcttgtctgaagtaagggtgattttcatgatcaaatggtttgagtatgcatattgttagagaagaacattgggctgctaactaaagccatgatccatggtggaagtttcagtttggacaattaatcctcaatctcttatgagaattttatctgttgttgaatgcttatccattaaagaggagtccattatctgttgtctatgttgtcccggtatggatgtctaagttgagaataatcaaaagcgagaagtccaatgcgagctttctccttagacctttgtacaggcggcatagaggtacccctttgtgacacttggttgaaacatatgctatgcaatgataatccatgttaatcgaagctaattaggacaaggtgcgagcactattggtatactatgcatgaggcttgcaacttataggatatcttatacataacacatatgatttattactaccgttgacaaaattgtttctatgttttcaaaatgaaaagctctagcacaaaaatagttccatgcttcctctcgcgaagggcctatcttctactttattgttgagtcagctttacctattatttctatctcgaagcaaacacttgtatcaactgtgtgcattgattcttacatgtttacctattgcacttgttatattactttgtgttgacaattatccatgagatatatatgttgaagttgaaagcaactcgctgaaacttatatcttcctttgtgttgcttcaaagctttttactaagaatctattgctttatgagtaactcttatgcaagtcttattgatgcttgtcttgaaagtattattcatgaaaagtctttgctatatgattcatttgtttactcattgtcttcaccattgcttcgaatcgctgcattcatctcatatgctttacaatagtattgatcaagattatgatagcatgtcacttcagtaaattatccttgttatcgtttacctactcgagggcgagtaggaactaagcttggggatgcttgatacgtctcaaacgtatctataatttcttatgttccatgctacttttatgatgatactcacatgttttatacacattatatgtcatatttatgcattttccggcactaacctattgacgagatgccgaagagccgcttgtcagttttctgctgtttttggtttcagaaatcctacaaaggaaatattttcggaattggacgaaatcaacgcccagggtcttatttttccacgaagcttccagaagaccgaaggagttacgaagtggggcgacgaggcgccgccacactagggccgcgcggcctaaggggggcccgcgccgccctagcgtgtggggcccctgtcagccctccaactccgcccttccgcctacttaaatccttcgtcgcgaaaaccccagtaccgagagccacgatacggaaaaccttccagagacgccgccgccgccaatcccatctcgggggattcaggagatcgccttcggcaccctgtcgggagaggggaatcatctcccggaggtctcttcatcaccatgatcgcctccggatcgatgtgtgagtagttcacccctggactatgggtccatagcggtagctagatggttgtcttctcctcattatgctatcatgttagatcttgtgagctgcctatcatgatcaagatcatctatttgtaatgctacatgttgtgtttgttgggatccgatgaatatggaatactatgtcaagttgattatcaatctatcatatatgttgtttatgttcttccatgctctccgttgctagtagagactctggccaagttgatacttgtgactccaagagggagtatttatgctcgatagtgggttcatgcctccattgaatctgggacgagtgacgtaaagttctaaggttgtggatgtgcttgttgccactagggataaaacatcaatgctttgtgtaaggatatttgtgttgattacattacgcaccatacttaatgcaattgtctcgttgtttgcaacttaataccggaaggggttcggatgataacctcgaaggtgtactttttaggcatagatgcatgtcggatagcggtctatgtactttatcgtaatgccctgattaaatctcatagtactcatcatgatatatgtatgtgcattgttatgccttctttatttgtcaattgccgaactgtaatttgttcacccaacatgctatttcttatcgaagagacaccactagtgaactgtggaccccggtccattctttacatctgaaatacaatctattgcaatacttgttctttactgttcttcgcaaacaatcatcatcttccacacaatacgtttaatcctttgtttgcagcaagccggtgagattgacaacctcactgttacgttggggcaaagtactttgattgtgttgtgcaggttccacgttggtgccggaatccctggtgttgcgccgcactacactccgccaccaataaccttcacgtgctccttgactcctactggttcgataaccttggtttcttactgagggaaaacttgctgctgtacgcatcacaccttcctcttggggttcccaacggacgtgtgtcttgcacgctatcaaggtGTGCTttcatagccctacacaatgaatggtgtttgttatccaacaagagagtgtttgaaagtagcacaagtgaagagaagttatttatttatgtgatcattgttgagagagtccactagtgaaagtatgatccctaggccttgtttccaagcattgaaaccccgtttccaacaagttctgctacatgtttgcttgctgccatttttatttcagattgcaattactacttacaatcatccatattacttgtatttcactatctcttcgccgaactagtgcacctatacatctgacaagtgtattaggtgtgttggggacacaagagacttcttgtatcttaattgcagggttgcttgagagggatatctttgacctctacctccccgagttcgataaaccttgggtgattcacttaagggaaacttgctgctgttctacaaacctctgctcttggaggcccaacactgtctacatgaatagaagcgtgcgtagacatcagtactcCCCGTGAGAAGCATATCCGCGTTGCAGATCCAACCACTAGTAGCCAATGTGTCAAAACCCTTTTCATCCTCGGCACCGTGGTTAgtggagaaagagagagaggatcCCGAACCTTCACCGCCAGCTCTAGATCCATGGAGAAAACCCGGCTTATTGATGGATTCACCTGCAGCTCCTTGCACCACTACATTCGACTCCACTCATCGAAGCGTCTCGACGAGAAGAAAGACTGGAAGCGGACACCGGATCTGGCGGGAGGGATTCCATGTCTTCCTCTCGGCATAACACCAAAATCTAGCATGACGCCAAAACAAGCTAACCCTACCGTTATTGTATCTACTATATACGAGCCTGGACCCGACGCCTCTCCTAGTCCATTTCTGGCCGACTACTTTGGCTACTTGAGCGAGGAGGACATCAGCCCAGCCTGGCTAGCTTGACTCTGAAGTCTCAAGGAGTGGAAGAAATGAGATGCTTTGAGAGAGGATCTTACACAACTCTTATACCACCAACATGACCATAGCAAGTGATTTGTGTTGGCACTACTGCACTAGCAACATTTTGTCGCATCAAAGCTATTTTTAGATACATAATTTATTTATTGCCAAAATTGTTACATGCCACAATTTTTAGCCAAGCATTTGCCAAAATTGACCAACTGTACCGGCTCATTTCTTTGCAATGTAGTAATTGTTCGGTAGGAAACTCATGGGAAGTTTGTCTACCAAGCAAAAATTGTCAAGGCATCCGGTGCGGGGTAATCAAGCTCTCCGACGCCGCCTAGGCCCGCCGTCCTGCCATCCAGAGCCTTCCCCCCTCCCGAGGAGACCGCCGATAAGAAGAGTCCACGGAGCAGTAGCCACAATAACAACGATAGGAGCCGAGAGCTCAAATCCCCGCCGCCCCTTCACTATCGTCACGTGCTTTGACATGGAGTGCCTTTGGGGACGAGTAGGAGGGGTAGACAGAGGGAGGGCCCCCGCGGTGGAGGGACGTAGGGTTTCGCTCCCTCGGTCACaggaggggcgacacgaggggagCGGTTTCTTGTCGTAGTTATGCATAACTCTCAGGCTTCAAAGGGGTGGAAGAAAGGAGAGGGTTCAAGAGAGGAGCTTGCACAAGATTTTATACCTCCTACATGACCATAGCCAAGTGATATGTACTAGCACTAGGAGCATGTTGTTTCATCGAAGCTATTTTTAGGACGCAATTTCTATTTCACTGTCGACCTTGTTTCTGGCTTACAGCGAGGTCGCGACGCACGCCGCTCGATGGACATCGGACGATCTGCGCGTGTCGAGGGCTCGTGGCTGATACGACTAGTCGACTACGCGACCAAGGTCAGACGAGGACAGAGATAGCCGTCGGCAGCCATTTCTCCCCCAAATCCGCCAATCTCCGTCTTCGTCGCCAGAGATTCGGGACGCTCGTTGCCGCCATGCAGTCCATGGCGCTCACCTTCCCCTTCCTTCCCGCCGCCACCCCAACCCCTGCATCCGGACGCCGCCTTGCCacgcgcgtctgcgccgcagccgccGACGAGCCCAAGCTCAACAAGTACATCGTGCGCATCACGGAGCCCAAGTCACAAGAGGCATCGTAGGCCGTGCTCTACGACATCAGCCTCAACGAACGCCGACCTCCGTATCCGCAAGCCGCAGGTGGGATCTCCTCCGTCTGGTACGAGTGGAATACCTGCTCCACCTCGCCGATGCCGTCCATGAAGGAGTCCGCTACGCCGGCATGGTTGCCTTCCGGTTCAACAACTGGCTACATCCACGCGACGACGGCCACATTTCTCGCTTCACCGATCACATCCACGCGACGCATGTCACATCCTCGGCGGTCGGATGCTACATCCCTCTTGTAAGGTGTGTATGCTCTAACCCAGTAACATCGTTGTCGATTTTCTGCTTTAGATCTGAACTGATGTGTAACATCTGGGTGATTTTAGCAAGTATTGTATGTTGTGATTTACGTCCTCTCCACATTTGTTCTTCATGGGATGTGTTTTGGCTGTGTAACATCTATGAAATAAGAGGATGTTACAGGGTTCGAGCATACAGATATCACTAGTAAATTATTTGACATCTAAACCGGTGACATCCAGATTACTGTAACATCTGGCTGGTTGTGTAACATCTGGTAAatcagtgacatctagattagccTCGCTGTGTAGTATCTGGCAaattagtgacatctagattagtgTGACATCTAAAATTAGTGGCTTGGTGTTAAACATCTGGTAAATTAGTGAGGTTGTGTAGCATCTGGTAATTAGTGACATTTAGATTGTATCTGGCCAGTCATATATGAACTCCTGTTATGCTGAACTGCATTGCAGAGGGAACTCTTTGCAAGTGGCCAGTCATACTCATATCTAAACAACTCCCAGTATCCAAAGCTATCGGCGGTTTAACCTACGTGAGTGAGACGAGCCGGCTCGGGTCACATGATCTTTGCGGCCGTACGTCGCCGGCAGCCGTTCGGAGTGGATAAAACTCAGGCAGAAACGCGACAACGCCGCTCCGGCCACGTACTGGTCGTGTGGCACGTTGCTGAGCTTCGCTGCCTTTTCACATTTATTGAAGCCATTCCCTGACCGCGTAAACAGGTGGCCTAGTCGTTTCGCTAGCTCCGGAGGAGCGAGGACCGGGGGACGCTGTTTGCTGGGCCCATCTCTGTGCCAGAGTACTCATTATTCATTAGCTAGGAACAAAATTCATTGTGGGAGTACTGTCTCCGGTACAGTCATATATGTATTGTACAGTATAGTTTTACTCCACTTTACCAGTTGCAAAGAGTTCCATGTGGTAAACTAGTGACATAGCATCTGGCCAGTCATATATGAACTCTTGTTCTGTTGCTGAACTACATTGCATTGTGTTAACTGAACCGTGTTCTGGTCTGTGTGTTTTCTCCCTGAAGAAAATTTGTGATGTGGATTGTTGCCTGGCTCCTGGCTACAACCGGCAAGTAAAACGGATGATTGAGGGGTCGGAAAGGGTCGTTGAAGGAAGCATAAGTGGGCGTAGGAAGGGCCGCTGAAGGGGGTTGTTGTTGGGGGTGGAGTGACTCGTCGGAGGAGCAGCCGGCGTGGGCCGAGGGGTatcaaggctgttttccactgcaCACCACCGGCGCGGCTCTCCTCCATTTCCCGTGGTGGTGGGAGCAGCAGAGCTCTGCCATAGTGCCCGTGCAAAATTTTCCCATGACTGAAGGTGTTGGGTGTTTGGCTCAAGACATGAGCTTATTATCCTTTGATTGAGTTGCTGTTGTCGGATCTGGAACGGATGGTGGATGTTGAGGGTTGAGGCACAACGCTCTAGAAGTGCACGGAAAATCTCTGGTACTGAATTGGCCTTTTTGAATTTGTCTTAGTTTTTATTCATGTTTGAAATCCTTGAGTACATGAATGTTTTTCCTACCACTCTACTCCCAGATCGAGTTACATTCCTTCACTGATGCAATTGATCCTAATTTAGGATGTCACTCCTTATATGGTTCCTTTTATGGTGCTGATCTACCTGGTAAAAAATGTGTAAACATAGTTCCATGTAACCTATTACTCTATCCAGATGCAACATAGTAGTTAGGATCCATTGCATCAGTTGGGGAAAGAATAGCTCACTATGAGATCCCCAACAACATGTGGTCTTCGAAGCGTCAGTGCAGCCATATATAGCAGGACTCTTCGCGAGAATGCCTGGGCTCGTGTTGTCTTAGGCTAGCTTAATTTAGTGTCAGCGTTGAATGTTGAGCTTGAAGGATATATATACCCTTAGGATGTGTCCTTGGATTTCGGAACTCCCTACTAGAGTGTCCACCTGAAGTGCCCTCGCCTGCATCTGCTGACCGACTACCAGAGTTTTCAGCTGAAGTGCTTTCTTTAGGTGTTGCATTCAAATCAATGCCACCAAACCAATACTCAAAGCCCCCTGCCTTTGGCATTTTTATAGATTAGTATTTGACCTGTATCAGTAAAGAGAAAGTAACTTAATCTTTATGATAAATAAAACACTAATCATGTCAACAAATAGGATGTGACACAATCATATTCCAAGAATGTTTTATGGCATTATATCAGAACTAATGGTGCTCAATTCATGTTTTTTTAACAGATACAAGGCGCACTTCCATCCAAGAAAAGTGAGTGCAACTAAAGGTAGGAAGAATCTTAGAAAGTCAACCTCATCAAAAGGAATGAAATAAGATGAAGTTCTACAATGGACATGCTTATTTGTAGTGGATGTGATCGAGAGTACCTTTTTCTTGTTCTAGATGTCATGCCTTTTCGAACTTCCTGAACTATGTTGGTCTAGAAATCTGTTGCACTATGCAAACTTTTGCTCCTGGATGTTAGTAATGCGGAACTATGGCCGAAGACAAATGTTGCTTACTTTTGCATGCATGAGCATAACTTCAATGTTTCAGTCTGTTGCACAATGCATACCAATGCTACAGGGGCCTGATATGCTGTTAGTAGTTATTTCAGCACTGCCTTCCAATCGTGTTTTGTTTACATCCTGTTGTATATAATTCAGGATTTCCTACACGTCCCATTGCTTCTGAAGATAATCTTAGGTTACACCTACTAAACTAGACATGTTCCATTGCTTGGATATAATTCGCTCTTACTCTACTGTAACCTTTTTTTCTCATGTCGTATTTACCAATCATGCATGCCTCATTTGTTTTACTACGTGTTACTCTTTCCTAGATGTTACTATTCCTCTATTGTATCCTTGATCATTTGTAGCTCATAGTACTAGATGTTTTTCTTCCTCTACTCTTCATATACTGTAACCTAAATCTACAACACCTTGTTACTTTATAGGAAACATTCCATCTTAGATAGGCTGTGACttcaaatttaaatgtatcttcaTGCTCATGTTTGTATGCAGTAAAAGTAGATGTAGCACATACAAGCACGATTTAGTATGTCAAGATTATATACTTTGCAAACCAATCAACCCATGCATGTATCATACACAAGAAAAGAAGGATGTTACAGAAGGTCCGTGGACAAAAAACTTACAGGTAACCTATGTCCCGATGGAGGAGGTATATTTTTCAGGACTGAGATGTAACAGCTCAAGCTTATCTCCAGTCTTTTTGGTTGTTCTTCTCCTTTTTTGACCAGGTGAGATGTAGATGTAACATCTTCTTGTTCTTTCTTCTGTTCCTCCCATCCCCTCCTGGAGATCTAGATGTAACAGTTTTTATGTTCTTATTGTTATTCTTCACCTCCTCTCGGTGAGATCAAGATGTAACAACTAGTTCGCTCTATTTTGAGATCCAGATGTAACTGGGTTGGGATCTGATTTTTTTGGTATAAAGAAGGGACCTGGTGTGTAGCACGTGGAAAAAGTTCTGTTCTCGACCGCCTGGTGGTGTGCTCCCGCGTGACTTTGATGCGATATGCCTGCGTCTCTCGTACGTCTTTACTTCTTTCTATTTTGGGAATGCCTGGTCCCCACATGTTGCTATTTTTGGTATTGTCGGACTGACCTCGCGTTAGGCAGAAACGAGGTCGACCTCGGTGTAGCACGGCCCTTTTTAGGAACACAAATTTATTTAACTTTTTTTCGAGAAAGAGAATACATTAATTAATATCAAAAGGTACCAATTAAACCTAGCCTCTGTAACAACGCAACAccgtaagatgcacacagccaaaactgTTACACGTCACAATTTTTAGCCGAGTATTTGCCAAAATTAACCAACTTTACCGGCTAGGAGTAATTTTTTTGAAATGTAGTAATTGGTCGGTAGGAAACGCATGGAAAAGTCTGTCTACCAACCAAATTTTTGTCAAGGCATCCGGTACGGTGTAATCAATCTCCCCGGTTATTCCATCCATCCAGGGGTTAAACGTGCAATCGCCAGTGCAGCGAATGGAGACGGCCACGAAGACAAAGATTCTACATAAACCCCACCCATAATTAGCCGCCGGCTCGAGCCTTCCCCAAGAGGCCAAGACAAGACACAagacaccaccgccgccgcgccaccgtCCCGAGGGCCCGGACTCCGAGCAGACCACGCCGCTCCCTCTCTCTCCTGGGCCCCACCCCCGAACCCTAGCTCCCTCCGCCTCCCATGGCGGCGGCCACCGCGGCGgcgtcgccctcctcctccctgcTCCTCTCCCGCCGCCACGGCGCGTCCCCGTCGGCGCTCCGCGCCGGCGCCTCCCGCCTCCGCGCGCCGGTGAGCCTTTCGTCCCGCTGGGGCACGAGCTTTCTTGCCCTGATTGCGGGGTCGTGAGATTTTTGTTTCTTGGGTGTTGTGCGCAGAGGTGCGTGCTCGGGGCCGAGCAGCTGCGCGTGGTCGAGGCGGGGAAGCGGACGGGCGGGggcgccgacccgtcggcggccgcGGCGTGGACGCCCAAGGTGCCCGCGCAGGAGGCCAGGCTCTTCGCGCTCCCCCAGGAGACGCGGGACTccaggctcaagatcttctccggCACCGCCAACCGCCCGCTCGCGCAGGTCTCGACTCTGCTGCTCCCCTGTTCCCGAAGGAAAAAAAAGAGACACCTTTTTCGTTCAATCCTATTTCTAGCAGCATGGTGGGTCGATTCGATTCGGATTTGGTTGGACAGGAATGGTTTGTAAGAATTCTTGGTTTCGTCATTGCGTCTGGGTTTGGCGCTTTGGATGAAAGGGACATGTGCCCCTTGCAATGCAGCCACCCAAGAATATGCAACTCCAGTGTCTTATCAGATATTATCATCGCGCTTTATTTTTCTGGATTGTCTGTATGTTGCCTCATTCAATGCTGTGACGAACACGACGTTTTTGGCCTTATTGTActtctaaaaataataatatgaccATTTCTGTATTTTCTTTCAGGAAATTGCTGCTTACCTGGGCGTAGACCTTGGCAAGATCCTCATCAAGCGCTTTGCCGATGGGGAAATCTATGTGCAGCTGCAAGAGAGCGTGAGGGGCTGCGATGTGTTCTTGGTGCAGCCCACTTGCTCCCCTGTCAATGAGAACCTCATGGAGCTCTTCATCATGATCGATGCATGTAGGAGGGCATCGGCACGGTCTATTACTGTTGTTATTCCGTACTTTGGGTATGCCAGGGCAGACAGAAAGGTATGGTAAAATGATTAAGTCGCTTATTGCTTTCAAACAAGTGATGTACTGTTTTAGTATAGCAATTGGAGATATATAACTTCTCGTAGAGCAATTGTAGTATCAGATTTATGTAACTGAATTTGTTCTTCCAAGCTGATAATATCTAATTAGATTCAACTTTTTGCTAACTTCTTCTGATAGACTTTTTTTGAACGGTCTTCTGATAGACTCTGTTTTTTTTGAATCATCTTCCGGTAGACTGAATGATTTCTTTTGTGACACAGGCTCAAGGACGTGAGGCCATCACAGCCAAACTTGCTGCAAATTTACTTACAGAAGCTGGCAGTGACCGTGTCATTGTGTGTGATATGCATTCCGCACAAGCATTGGGATACTTTGATATTCCTGTGGACCATATATACGGACAGGTACAGTTAACCGTTTTCTTTTTTGGAAAAAGGTACAGTTGACAATCTAGGAAGGAAAACTTCCTTTTAAATGTGAATAAAGTCTTTCCTTTTGAAGTAGTTTCCTGGTGGAACTTTAGTTGATAACTGTTAATGGATCTTTGTTTATGTAGCCTGTGATTCTGGACTACCTTGCCAGCAAGACAATTTCCAAGGACCTTGTGGTTGTTTCTCCTGATGTGGGTGGCGTTGTCAGGGCACGCGCATTTGCCAAGAAGTTATCTGATGCTCCTTTAGCTATTGTTGATAAAAGAAGACAGGGTCACAATCTTTCAGAGGTAACAATGGATTTATTGTAATTGTACCTATTATTTTCAGTTAGATTTATGTGTAGCAGTTGGAAACACGCATTGTTTAGCTCTAGTTATACGATTTAGAGCGTAGTGCTAAACATGTATCATGGTGAAAACTAGAAATTACATGTAACTATTTCATTACGTGATAATTTATGAACCTAGCTTGACACTTCACTTCATTAAACCCAGCCATCCACGTTTCTTCTTGCCTTGATACGGGCAACCACATATCATTCATAGTTCATGAAGTAAACATGTCAAACCAGTAGATTATGTTTTGAATTTCCTATCTGTTACCACCTGCAGGTCATGCACTTAATTGGTGACGTGAAGGGGAAGGTTGCTATCATGGTTGATGACATGATTGACACAGCAGGTTTGCAATATTTTTGTAGCTGCTTGAATTTACACATATTTTGTAGTGTGTTTTCGCATAGTCACTTTATTCTTTCAATTAAACTCAGGGACTATTACTAGTGGAGCAGCATTGTTaaaacaggagggagcagaggCTGTTTATGCTTGTTGCACACATGCTGTCCT contains the following coding sequences:
- the LOC124660285 gene encoding ribose-phosphate pyrophosphokinase 2, chloroplastic-like — protein: MAAATAAASPSSSLLLSRRHGASPSALRAGASRLRAPRCVLGAEQLRVVEAGKRTGGGADPSAAAAWTPKVPAQEARLFALPQETRDSRLKIFSGTANRPLAQEIAAYLGVDLGKILIKRFADGEIYVQLQESVRGCDVFLVQPTCSPVNENLMELFIMIDACRRASARSITVVIPYFGYARADRKAQGREAITAKLAANLLTEAGSDRVIVCDMHSAQALGYFDIPVDHIYGQPVILDYLASKTISKDLVVVSPDVGGVVRARAFAKKLSDAPLAIVDKRRQGHNLSEVMHLIGDVKGKVAIMVDDMIDTAGTITSGAALLKQEGAEAVYACCTHAVLSPPAIERLSGGIFEEVIVTNSILLPEDKCFPQLTVLSMANLVAETIWHVHRDGSVSSIFQ